The following are encoded together in the Zygosaccharomyces rouxii strain CBS732 chromosome C complete sequence genome:
- the PCL6 gene encoding Pcl6p (similar to uniprot|P40186 Saccharomyces cerevisiae YIL050W PCL7 Pho85p cyclin of the Pho80p subfamily forms a functional kinase complex with Pho85p which phosphorylates Mmr1p and is regulated by Pho81p involved in glycogen metabolism expression is cell-cycle regulated), translated as MYSSVPNGTTTESLRSCSLRDNNEGANKDNERAVQPPLVRRSSESSIQNDNGLSRVVTTEHTMSSSSQSSLSQHESHNSMECTPLKSDQSGEDETVVNSDQVEEENIPNAATSSSPVRHRGKEKERRAHEKVSWRQSQAGGPTLRDVSPQRHQEQEQAHGHEQEEQEEHEKSEKLESLDIAGFPTDKLLEMLTALLDKIVKSNDKLIDTSFYHQQQEEHDGITNDSCLRSVLSFRGKHIPQISLEHYFQRIQKYCPTSNDVFLSLLVYFDRISRKCNSSSRLHHENTSANDAGNNNNGHDNVKQQVHNNQQPIPAPQQQFVMDSHNIHRLIIAGTTVSTKFFSDFFYSNSRYARVGGISLQELNYLELQFLILCDFELLISVNEMQRYADLLYRFWNKSKPHASE; from the coding sequence ATGTATAGCAGCGTACCCAACGGTACAACAACGGAATCATTGCGGTCGTGCAGCTTAAGAgataataatgaaggtGCTAACAAAGACAACGAAAGAGCGGTTCAACCGCCTTTAGTGAGGAGAAGTAGTGAAAGTAGTATTCAAAATGACAATGGATTAAGCCGTGTTGTTACCACGGAACATACTATGAGTAGTAGCTCGCAATCATCCCTGTCACAACATGAAAGTCATAACAGTATGGAATGTAcacctttgaaaagtgaTCAAAGTGGAGAGGATGAAACAGTTGTTAATTCTGATCAAGTGGAGGAGGAGAATATTCCTAATGCAGCGACATCCTCTTCACCAGTACGACACAGaggaaaggaaaaagagaGACGAGCCCATGAGAAAGTATCATGGCGACAATCTCAAGCAGGTGGTCCTACACTAAGAGATGTTAGCCCTCAAAGGcatcaagaacaagaacaggCACACGGACACGAACaggaagaacaagaagagcATGAGAAATcggaaaaattggaaagtcTTGATATTGCCGGATTTCCAACAGATAAATTGCTCGAGATGTTAACGGCTTTACTCGACAAAATTGTGAAAAGTAATGACAAATTAATAGACACAAGTTTTTATCATCAACAGCAGGAAGAGCACGATGGCATTACTAACGACAGTTGTCTAAGATCTGTCCTGAGCTTCCGCGGTAAACATATTCCTCAAATTAGTCTCGAGCATTATTTCCagagaattcaaaaatattgCCCCACTTCAAATGACGTTTTCCTGTCGCTCCTCGTCTATTTCGACAGGATTTCAAGGAAATGTAACAGCAGTAgtcgtcttcatcatgaAAATACTAGTGCCAATGATGCTggtaataacaacaatggACATGATAACGTTAAACAGCAAGTGCATAACAATCAACAACCAATACCAGCACCACAACAGCAGTTTGTCATGGATTCTCACAATATTCACAGATTGATCATCGCAGGAACTACGGTATCGaccaaattcttcagcgattttttttattctaaTTCCCGATATGCCCGTGTGGGGGGAATATCACTACAGGAACTGAACTACCTTGAACTACAATTCCTTATTCTATGCGACTTTGAGCTTCTAATTTCCGTCAATGAAATGCAAAGATACGCGGATCTACTTTATAGATTCTGGAACAAAAGCAAGCCCCATGCTTCTGaatga
- a CDS encoding cytosine permease (similar to uniprot|P40039 Saccharomyces cerevisiae YER060W FCY2 Purine-cytosine permease and similar to uniprot|P17064 Saccharomyces cerevisiae YER056C) yields the protein MGGSSRDEYYEYGHELNDMDKKSKEYNSIQLDDSCEEMTPGENVETKLGWFNRIIASAAETKGIDPVSDEEKTDTSLLNAASMWFTANMVLPAFSVGCLGPMLFDLNFGVSVLVIVFFSILGLSSVAFFSVFGAELGLRQMVLSRYLVGNICARVFAVINTVACVGWGVVNTVAAAQLLNLVNKPHNMPLWAGCVVIVGGTVLVTFFGYKVIHLYQKYSWIPNFAVFFVIIARLKLSGKFTNGPWGGGSTTAGDVLSFGVSVYGFAAGWTTYAADYTVYMPRNTNKLKIFFWVGAGLAFPLFFCLILGAACGRAAKNDQEWADLYESSAGGGLAYAVLVPKSVHGFGQFCCVLLAMSTVANNVPNMYTIALSVQSIYEPFAKVPRVIWTLLGNVFTVAIACAAAYKFRTFMNYFMDSIGYYLAIYVAMALSEHFIYRRGRFSSYNVEDWNNWKTLPVGIAGCVALFASCFGVAVGMDQSYWDGEVARQIGQYGGDIGIEMGFGIAFVVYNIGRPLERKYFGR from the coding sequence ATGGGTGGATCTAGTCGTGATGAATACTACGAATATGGGCATGAGCTGAATGATATGGATAAGAAGAGTAAGGAGTATAATTCGATACAGTTGGATGACTCCTGTGAGGAGATGACCCCCGGTGAAAATGTAGAGACGAAGTTGGGTTGGTTTAACAGAATAATAGCGTCTGCTGCAGAGACCAAAGGTATCGACCCAGTTTCTGATGAGGAAAAGACTGATACTTCTTTGTTGAATGCAGCATCTATGTGGTTTACAGCTAATATGGTCCTTCCGGCATTTTCTGTTGGATGTTTGGGACCTATGCTTTTCGATTTGAATTTTGGTGTTAGTGTTTTGGTTATTGTTTTCTTCAGTATCTTGGGTCTTTCATCAGTGGCATTCTTTTCAGTTTTTGGTGCTGAATTAGGTTTGAGACAAATGGTTCTTTCGAGATATTTGGTGGGGAATATTTGTGCGAGAGTGTTCGCTGTCATCAATACAGTGGCTTGTGTTGGGTGGGGTGTCGTTAATACGGTTGCTGCTGCtcaattgttaaatttggtTAACAAACCTCACAACATGCCTCTATGGGCTGGATgtgttgttattgttggTGGTACAGTTTTGGTTACATTCTTTGGTTATAAAGTGATCCACCTATACCAGAAGTACTCTTGGATCCCCAATTTTGCTGTTTTCTTTGTGATTATTGCTAGATTGAAATTATCAGGGAAGTTTACTAATGGTCCATGGGGTGGTGGTTCTACAACCGCCGGTGATGTCTTATCCTTTGGTGTATCTGTTTATGGTTTTGCCGCAGGTTGGACTACGTACGCCGCTGATTATACCGTTTACATGCCCAGAAACACTAACAAGTTgaaaatcttcttctgggTTGGTGCTGGTCTTGCATTCCCACTTTTCTTCTGTTTGATTTTGGGAGCGGCTTGTGGAAGAGCTGCCAAAAATGACCAAGAATGGGCTGATCTTTATGAAAGCAGTGCAGGTGGTGGTCTTGCCTATGCTGTGTTAGTTCCTAAATCTGTTCACGGATTTGGTCAATTCTGTTGTGTTCTCTTGGCAATGTCAACTGTTGCAAACAATGTTCCAAACATGTATACCATCGCATTATCTGTTCAATCCATTTATGAACCATTTGCTAAAGTTCCTCGTGTTATTTGGACCCTCCTGGGTAATGTGTTTACTGTTGCAATTGCATGTGCCGCTGCTTATAAGTTTAGAACGTTTATGAATTACTTTATGGATTCCATTGGTTATTACTTAGCCATTTATGTGGCCATGGCACTTTCTGAACATTTCATCTACAGAAGAGGTAGATTTAGCTCCTATAATGTGGAAGACTGGAATAATTGGAAAACACTACCAGTCGGAATTGCGGGTTGTGTCGCACTATTTGCCTCATGTTTCGGTGTTGCCGTTGGTATGGACCAATCTTATTGGGATGGTGAAGTTGCAAGACAAATTGGTCAATACGGTGGTGATATTGGTATTGAGATGGGTTTTGGTATTGCATTCGTCGTTTACAACATTGGAAGACCATTAGAACGCAAATATTTTGGCCGTTAG
- the CEM1 gene encoding fatty acid synthase CEM1 (similar to uniprot|P39525 Saccharomyces cerevisiae YER061C CEM1 homology with beta-keto-acyl synthases Protein homologous to beta-keto-acyl synthase), protein MRRVVVTGLGCVTPLGNTVRESWTNLLNSKSGIVPITQLDNYQSDYRIHANSIPNTVTVGKVQKFNNNDSQNGQLFTPQDQRRLSRFSQFALKASHEALQNAGLIKNGIELDTDQMDPERIGCAIGSGIASIEDVYDTTIQFNNLNKRVSPLFVPKILTNMAAGNVSIKFQLKGPSHSVSTACATGNNAIGDAYNLIRLGMQDACLAGASEACVHPLSLAGFIRAKSINTTDGVSRPFDRNRSGFVLGEGAGIVVLESLDHARRRGAKILGEICGYGLSSDAYHITSPSPGGHGAMRSMRMAVGNTPIDKIQYVNAHATSTLLGDRAECSAILNLLSQAENRASPVYVSSNKGSMGHLLGAAGAVESIFTILSIYEQKIPHTLNLNEIGGAQGDLQENFDGLEFVTNRPKHKELRYALCNSFGFGGVNTSLLFQKFND, encoded by the coding sequence ATGAGAAGAGTAGTTGTAACAGGGCTGGGATGTGTTACACCCTTGGGTAACACTGTAAGAGAGTCATGGACCAATTTGCTAAACTCGAAATCAGGTATAGTACCAATCACTCAGCTGGACAACTACCAAAGTGACTATAGGATTCATGCAAACAGCATCCCCAACACTGTAACCGTTGGTAAAgtccaaaaatttaacaataATGATTCTCAGAACGGTCAACTTTTCACTCCACAAGATCAAAGAAGACTGTCAAGATTTTCCCAATTCGCATTAAAGGCATCTCATGAAGCATTGCAGAATGCTGGCTTGATTAAGAACGGTATCGAATTGGACACAGATCAAATGGATCCTGAGAGGATCGGTTGCGCAATTGGATCGGGAATTGCGTCAATTGAAGATGTTTACGATACGACCATTCAGTTCAATAATCTTAATAAAAGGGTAAGCCCATTATTCGTGCCCAAGATACTTACCAACATGGCTGCCGGTAACGTTTCcattaaatttcaattaaAGGGACCGTCTCATAGTGTTTCCACTGCGTGTGCCACTGGTAACAATGCAATTGGCGATGCTTATAACCTGATTAGACTCGGTATGCAGGACGCATGCCTAGCGGGTGCAAGTGAAGCCTGTGTTCATCCATTGAGTTTGGCAGGGTTCATTCGTGCGAAAAGTATTAACACTACCGATGGTGTATCTCGGCCATTTGATCGAAACAGATCGGGATTTGTGCTCGGGGAAGGTGCAGGTATTGTAGTGTTAGAGTCGCTGGATCATGCCAGGAGAAGAGGTGCTAAGATTCTGGGCGAGATTTGTGGCTACGGGCTAAGTAGTGATGCTTATCATATTACTTCTCCGTCACCGGGTGGTCACGGTGCAATGAGATCTATGAGAATGGCAGTTGGCAATACGCCgattgataaaattcaaTACGTCAATGCACATGCAACCTCTACGTTGTTAGGTGATAGAGCTGAATGTTCGGCGATTTTGAACCTATTATCGCAAGCTGAAAATCGGGCTTCTCCAGTCTACGTCTCAAGTAATAAAGGTTCGATGGGTCATCTTTTGGGTGCCGCCGGTGCAGTTGAATCGATTTTCACAATCTTATCAATCTATGAACAAAAGATTCCACACACACTTAACTTAAACGAAATTGGCGGTGCCCAAGGTGATCTGCAAGAAAATTTCGATGGGTTGGAATTTGTTACAAACAGACCTAAACATAAAGAATTGCGGTACGCGCTTTGTAATAGTTTTGGATTTGGGGGTGTAAACACTTCGTTActattccaaaaatttaatgATTGA
- the GPP2 gene encoding glycerol-1-phosphatase GPP2 (similar to uniprot|P41277 Saccharomyces cerevisiae RHR2 and to YER062C uniprot|P40106 Saccharomyces cerevisiae HOR2, two redundant DL-glycerol-3-phosphatases), translating to MPLTEKPLSLKVNACLFDVDGTIIISQPAIADFWREFGKDKPYFDSQYVINISHGWRTYDAFAKFAPDYADEEYATKVEAEIPDKYGQSAIEVAGAKKLCNALNALPKEKWAVATSGSKIMARKWFDILGIKKPSLFITANDVKQGKPHPEPYLKGRDGLGFPINKEHPEKSKAVVFEDAPAGIAAGKAAGAKIIGIQSTFPLEFLIEKGCDIIVKDHNSIEIGGYDEKTDEVELVFKDYLYAKDDLLKW from the coding sequence ATGCCCTTGACTGAAAAACCTCTATCTTTGAAAGTTAACGCTTGTCTTTTCGACGTTGACGgtaccatcatcatctcCCAACCAGCTATCGCTGATTTCTGGAGAGAATTCGGTAAGGACAAGCCTTACTTCGACTCCCAATACGTCATCAACATCTCTCACGGTTGGAGAACTTACGACGCTTTCGCTAAGTTCGCTCCAGACTACgctgatgaagaatacgCTACCAAGGTGGAAGCTGAAATCCCAGACAAATACGGTCAAAGTGCCATCGAAGTCGCCGGTGCTAAGAAGTTGTGTAACGCTTTGAACGCTTTGCCAAAGGAAAAATGGGCCGTTGCTACTTCCGGTTCCAAGATCATGGCCCGTAAGTGGTTCGACATCCTAGGTATCAAGAAGCCAAGTCTTTTCATCACTGCTAACGACGTCAAGCAAGGTAAGCCACATCCAGAACCTTACTTGAAGGGTCGTGACGGTCTAGGTTTCCCAATCAACAAGGAACACCCAGAAAAATCCAAGGCTGTTGTCTTTGAAGATGCTCCAGCTGGTATTGCCGCCGGTAAGGCCGCAGGTGCCAAGATTATCGGTATCCAATCTACCTTCCCATTGGAATTCTTGATCGAAAAGGGTTGTGACATCATTGTCAAGGACCACAACAGTATCGAAATCGGTGGTTACGACGAAAAGACTGACGAAGTTGAATTGGTTTTCAAGGACTACTTGTATGCTAAGGATGATCTATTGAAATGGTAA
- the THO1 gene encoding Tho1p (weakly similar to uniprot|P40040 Saccharomyces cerevisiae YER063W THO1 Suppressor of the Transcriptional (T) defect of Hpr1 (H) by Overexpression (O) (putative) involved in transcription), protein MSDYNAQTVVQLKELLKSRGLPPQGLKNELVERLVKDDSEKAGETTSEKDGEKKEQDLQKDEQGEIEQPEKETETNEKQEENQKDSVGTEGGAEDNAASGTEATAQEKTEVPAAPQEKKDYKQMAIDLLNKKLHRAKKFGQAQEQVDSLQKLLVRIEKFGLDPNMPVAQEVGMVPPRVQGAGPGPKNNGNKKSKKLSKKSHRRN, encoded by the coding sequence ATGAGTGATTATAACGCACAGACAGTAGTTCAACTGAAggaattgttgaaatcgAGGGGACTTCCACCCCAAGGACTGAAAAATGAGCTTGTAGAAAGGCTAGTTAAAGACGATAGCGAGAAGGCGGGAGAAACCACCAGTGAGAAAGAtggagaaaagaaagaacaagatttaCAGAAGGATGAGCAGGGAGAAATAGAACAGCCTGAAAAGGAAACAGAAACGAATGAGAAACAGGAGGAGAACCAGAAGGACTCCGTCGGTACTGAAGGCGGTGCGGAAGACAACGCGGCAAGCGGCACGGAAGCTACTGCACAGGAGAAGACGGAAGTGCCAGCAGCTCCTcaggaaaagaaggattACAAGCAGATGGCAATTGACttgttgaacaagaaattacACAGGGCCAAGAAATTTGGACAGGCTCAGGAACAGGTCGATTCTTTGCAAAAACTGTTAGTTCGTATCGAGAAATTCGGattggatccaaatatGCCAGTCGCCCAGGAAGTGGGTATGGTGCCACCAAGAGTCCAGGGTGCGGGCCCCGGTCCAAAGAACAACGGCAATAAGAAATCTAAAAAGCTCTCGAAGAAATCTcatagaagaaattaa
- a CDS encoding uncharacterized protein (some similarities with uniprot|P40523 Saccharomyces cerevisiae YIL055C Hypothetical ORF): MNNNSNNNDGNKDTPVQKPILVRIDNLPPGKSWKEVRYLIGGIVHHSNVIQVKMLPLMSSIVPPFVPFQSCIVTLKPQLDPESLSELLVNLNTYQWHYYNLYAYTLPPLDAMQQFMPMLDQTTAIPPSGNKLTHDEVSISPSSLNDHTELKTPNGTPSLLYPTPIPAPAPPPIAPAGPATPAMISLPPGPGSGPGPMSPFGTLNGGIPAMAPQLPFMGMGPGPPRRQYYQPNMYGSGKFGGASGGLSSTSSGRNSHRNSSGGENIGADNKPPAPDRYMAAAAAATSATTQGLNDSSRGNITNSNSKRLKQIFNERTFRKQMTGRKMSQLQISGFPPFIKLDSWEPIQPENYRSLGEKGVQLIETDQPEKYGRLRWTILKDYVKLKCPRLLSLQEEDSSVENNTREFYVGVYEDHEEPIGIKIAPNEQESPEYGLSSATVYKAIVGFNNSELCDSCMDALRDQEYSLGYKLEIKALPPYEEEQQRT; this comes from the coding sequence ATgaataacaatagtaataataacgatgGTAATAAAGACACTCCCGTTCAAAAACCTATACTAGTTAGAATTGACAACTTGCCCCCGGGTAAATCCTGGAAAGAAGTTCGTTATCTGATCGGGGGAATTGTTCATCATTCAAATGTAATCCAAGTGAAAATGCTACCGTTGATGTCCTCAATAGTACCCCCTTTTGTTCCGTTTCAAAGTTGTATCGTGACTTTGAAACCACAACTAGATCCTGAATCGTTGAGTGAATTACTAGTTAATTTGAACACTTATCAGTGGCATTACTACAACTTATACGCTTATACATTACCCCCACTAGATGCAATGCAACAGTTTATGCCCATGCTTGATCAGACAACAGCAATACCACCAAGTGGTAACAAGTTGACCCATGATGAAGTTAGCATCAGCCCGAGCTCGTTAAACGACCACACAGAACTAAAGACGCCAAATGGTACACCTTCACTCTTATACCCAACGCCAATTCCAGCGCCTGCACCGCCACCGATCGCACCAGCGGGACCTGCAACACCTGCTATGATTTCGTTACCGCCAGGACCGGGATCAGGACCGGGACCAATGTCGCCGTTTGGTACGTTGAATGGCGGCATTCCTGCAATGGCTCCACAACTCCCATTTATGGGGATGGGACCGGGACCGCCAAGACGCCAGTATTATCAACCGAACATGTACGGATCAGGCAAATTCGGCGGCGCTTCTGGCGGGTTGTCGTCTACATCCAGTGGCAGAAACAGTCATAGAAACAGTAGCGGTGGTGAAAATATCGGTGCCGATAATAAGCCTCCTGCCCCTGACAGGTACATGGCGgcggcagcagcagcaacctCTGCAACCACTCAAGGCCTGAACGATTCTTCTCGCGGGAATATTACAAATAGCAACTCTAAAAGGTTAAAACAGATCTTTAACGAAAGGACCTTTAGGAAGCAGATGACAGGCAGGAAAATGTCACAATTGCAGATTTCAGGTTTCCCACCGTTTATCAAGTTAGACTCCTGGGAACCAATACAGCCGGAAAATTATAGATCATTGGGCGAAAAAGGGGTTCAACTGATAGAGACGGATCAGCCGGAAAAATACGGCAGGTTAAGATGGACAATCTTGAAGGATTATGTCAAATTGAAATGCCCTCGATTGTTGAGTTTGCAAGAGGAGGATTCATCTGTGGAAAATAACACGAGAGAATTTTATGTGGGTGTTTATGAGGACCATGAGGAGCCCATTGGTATCAAGATTGCCCCCAATGAGCAAGAATCGCCAGAATATGGCTTAAGTTCAGCTACCGTATACAAGGCCATCGTGGGGTTTAACAATAGCGAGCTTTGCGACTCCTGCATGGATGCTCTACGCGATCAAGAATATTCATTGGGGTACAAATTGGAGATCAAGGCATTACCACCGTACGAGGAGGAACAGCAACGTACGTAG
- a CDS encoding uncharacterized protein (weakly similar to uniprot|P40522 Saccharomyces cerevisiae YIL056W Hypothetical ORF and to uniprot|P40041 Saccharomyces cerevisiae YER064C Non-essential nuclear protein; null mutation has global effects on transcription): protein MNNSSHRSMRSTPYRVGKPVGNGTTHKIREQLNFSDEKKWKEFSGRRLELIDKFGLSERKASEQDDNIRQIATILRTEYGYPLSSANEFEKLVTAAVQSVRRNRKRSKKRSGGSGSCTSDEDITRMSSPCQFTVAPPAPPPPSTSAPPSFGGQQLPAPLPVQPAVAPAVKSPIAPPRIPVIQSQQMYDDIVKSIIADLVNNTVPFNQQSQDDGDGPNLTDFALSSNDRNLLSLGLKNRNHANPSPSLPFFLREKTLLQVQRSRSCFDMAFAQGSVDMYSNLEFLGEMTTRSAIVFVVERFFSNLMPSSMEYITSKSSSQESLSNLSIKLFGPASKRNLTQLPAKQVQLKVLFLTMGGLVKDFGFDPCLYPLSEIIHHLVMLQYPLLTSENSLPHNSTYGQRTAVISSLSMKPQAADKDVNKKVFIRFKDREHQFTFHLLSNGPPTVNEVLENCKQLFQIVNQSKPLALYHDQKLMHEDSELARLFSSFTSDTIVLEVRELSSTTIVAPEPSKPSELDGLKMLSAASLQVKRELTTPLPPPSPASSSQTALDNIINRIGSRSPIPQRNQSESPNELPSLPSVVGNSNRNFFQNGNLPQPVFQPLL, encoded by the coding sequence ATGAACAACTCATCACATAGGAGCATGCGTTCCACGCCCTACAGAGTGGGCAAACCTGTTGGTAATGGTACCACTCATAAGATTAGAGAGCAGTTGAACTTTtcagatgaaaaaaaatggaaagaGTTTTCTGGTAGAAGACTGGAGTTAATCGATAAATTCGGACTCAGTGAAAGGAAAGCTAGTGAACaagatgataatattaGACAAATCGCCACTATTTTGAGAACAGAATACGGGTATCCTTTAAGCTCTGCTAATGAATTCGAGAAGCTAGTTACGGCCGCAGTACAGAGTGTCAGAAGAAATAGGAAGAGAAGTAAGAAAAGAAGTGGTGGCAGCGGATCATGCAcaagtgatgaagatattaCTAGAATGAGTTCACCTTGTCAGTTTACAGTAGCACCACCTGCTCCTCCGCCACCATCAACCTCCGCTCCTCCAAGTTTCGGTGGCCAACAGCTTCCAGCACCACTGCCGGTACAACCTGCAGTTGCACCTGCCGTGAAATCCCCAATTGCACCGCCTAGAATTCCCGTTATTCAATCCCAGCAGATGTATGACGATATTGTTAAATCCATCATTGCTGATCTGGTGAACAACACGGTTCCCTTCAACCAGCAATCACaagatgatggtgatggtcCGAATCTAACGGACTTTGCACTTTCTTCAAACGACAGGAACCTGCTGTCATTGGGGTTGAAAAATCGTAACCATGCAAATCCATCTCCATCGCTACCGTTCTTCCTAAGGGAAAAAACACTTTTACAAGTACAAAGATCACGTTCCTGTTTTGATATGGCATTTGCACAGGGTTCTGTGGATATGTACAGCAATCTGGAATTTCTAGGTGAAATGACAACTAGATCAGCAATTGTATTTGTCGTTGAAAGGTTTTTCTCGAACTTGATGCCATCGTCAATGGAATATATTACATCAAAGAGCTCGTCTCAAGAGTCGCTATCGAACTTATCGataaaattatttggaCCTGCCAGTAAAAGAAATTTAACCCAATTACCAGCCAAACAGGTTCAATTAAAAGTTTTATTTTTAACTATGGGTGGATTAGTCAAAGACTTTGGATTCGATCCATGTCTTTACCCATTAAGTGAAATCATCCATCATTTGGTAATGTTGCAATATCCGCTTTTAACAAGTGAAAATTCCCTACCGCACAATTCGACCTATGGCCAGCGGACAGCTGTAATCTCATCGTTGTCGATGAAACCTCAAGCTGCTGATAAAGACGTTAATAAAAAAGTTTTCATTAGGTTTAAGGATAGGGAGCACCAATTTACATTCCATCTTTTATCCAATGGACCACCGACTGTTAATGAAGTGTTAGAAAATTGTAAACAGctatttcaaattgttaatCAATCGAAACCATTGGCACTATACCACGACCAAAAATTAATGCATGAAGATTCAGAATTAGCACGTCTATTTAGTAGTTTTACAAGTGATACCATCGTTTTAGAAGTTAGAGAATTATCATCGACAACTATAGTGGCCCCGGAACCATCCAAACCAAGTGAACTAGATGGACTAAAAATGTTAAGCGCTGCATCTTTACAGGTTAAAAGGGAATTGACGACACCATTGCCACCGCCATCACctgcatcttcatcacaaACGGCGCTGGATAACATCATCAATCGAATTGGTAGTAGGTCACCGATCCCGCAAAGAAATCAGTCAGAATCGCCAAACGAATTACCATCATTACCATCTGTCGTCGGCAATTCTAACAGAAATTTCTTCCAGAACGGTAACCTACCACAGCCAGTTTTCCAACCCTTGTTGTGA